GGCTCTTCGCCACCATGCCTTTCCTGCGTGCCTGCTCCAGCCGGTACGCGGTGGCCGCCTCGGAGCGGTTCTGATCCTGTTCAGCCATGACTGCGGAAGGCCTGCGGCACGAAATCGAGGGCGAGCCGCGTGAGGCGCAGCACCACCGGCGCGAGCGTGCCGGCCGACATCGCCATCGCCGCGAGCGTGACGAGGGTCTTGACCTGGAAGCCGAGCACGAGCGCGTTCATTTGCGGCAGCACGCGCGCGAGGAACGCGATCGCGAGGTCGGTCAGGAGCAGCGTCAGCATCACGGCGCCGGTCGCGCCGAGCGCGACGCTCGTCAGCGTGCCGAAATACGAGGCGAACACGGCCGGATCGGCGACCACCGACACGGCGCCGGGCGGGAACGCCTGGGTGAGCGCGACGAGCAGGCCGAGCAGGTCGCGGTGGCCGTTCTCGGCGAAGAAGATCACGCCGGCCGTCATCGTCAGGATCGTGCCGAACATCGGCGCCTGGCTGCGCGAGCCCGGGTCGATGATCATCGCGATGCCGTAGCCGGCCTGCACGTCGAGCACGCGTCCGGCGAACGACAGCGCGGCGAACGCGGCCTGGAACGCGAAGGCGATGGCGAGGCCCAGCAGGCATTCCCAGGCCGCGGCCGACACCACGTCGATGCCGGCCACGGTTTCGTAGCGGATCGTGGAGGCGAGACAGGCCGACAGCGTGAGCGTCATGGCCGCCTTGACCCGCATCGGGATCTGCATTTGCGAGAACGGCGGCGCGAGCGCGAATACCGGACCGGTGCGCAACGACAGCAATAGCGCCGCCGTGGACCATCCGACAAACGGATTGGTCATGATCAGCCCAGCGTCGGGATGAGATTGAACAGGGATTGGGTGAAACCGGTCAGCCGCGCGAGCATCCACGAGCCGAGCACGGCGATGACGAGGCCGACCACGACCAGTTTCGGCACATACGAGAGGCTCATTTCCTGCAATTGCGTGACCACCTGGAACACGCTGATGGCGAGACCGGTCACGAGCGCGGCGGCGAGCAGGGGGCCGGCGACCAGCAGGCCCGTCCACAGAAGCTGGGCCATCAGGTTCAACGCGCTGTCGCTCGACATACCACCATCCCCGGGATATTACAAAAGGTTACATTTTTGCGTATTTTGATGGTGGGTGACAGGCGATGTCAAGCAACGCGTAAGTAAGATTTTCTAATATTTCGCATTGGTCCGTGCCGGCAGTAATTTTTACCTTGCGATGACCAGCCGAGCGAGGCGCGTCGGGCGAATGGCGAATAATCGGCCCGATGACCAATAAGATTGATTGACGGGCGATGGCGGTCACCGGAAAGTCTGAATCCGCAGTCTCCCGACGATGGCGATTTTTCATTTCCAGGCAATGAAGGAATCGATGCTTCGTGCGGGAAAAATCGTGATTTTGTCCGCTGGCTCGATGAATGGATAAGGATTCCGAATGTTTTTCATGTTCGTGAAAAATCCGATTCGGGATTCCGGGTGTAAGAAATTAATCCTGAATCGGGTAAGTGGGCCGATGTCGTTCGGCCCGTGTGTCTTGCCGCTTTGACCGGAGCCGTCCCGCCATCGCAGGCGCCCGTCGCATGCATTCGAACCTCGCCGCGCGGATGCCCGGCAGCGGCGTGCGCCGGGCCCGAGGCGAGGGCGCCGGATCCGGGCCGCATGCGCCGGTGCGCATTCACGAAGCCGTTTCCTGCCTTAAGAAACCCGTAAACCTGTCGATATGCTTAGGGTCACCCCCAATCCGATATCGCCAGTGACCGAGGATTCTTCGTTGGAAAGGCGCATGCACGCGCTGCTCGACACGGTTCGCCACAACGAGCGCGTGCTGCAGCGGTTTCAGCAGATCGAACTGCGGCTCGTGAGCGCCACCGATTTCGCGGCGTTTCACGACACGCTGGTCGAGGCGCTCGCGCAGGCGTTCGACCTGCCGTTCGTGACCTTGTGGCTCAACGAGGACATCTCGCTGATTCGCGAGATGCTCGATTCCGTGTCGCGCTCGAAGCCGGGCGCGCGCGTGGCGCTGCGCGGCCGGCTCGACCCGCTGGTCGGAGCGATGCCCGGCGAGCCGGGCCAGGCCTGGCTCGGTTCCGGTGACGATCTCGGCGCGACGGCCCGCGCGATGTTCTACGGCGACTCGGAAATGCCCGCCAGCGTCGCGGTGCTGCCGCTGCACCAGGAGCACGGCATCAACGGCTATCTATGCCTCGGCAGCCGCGACGCCGGGCGTTTCACCGGCGGCAAGGCCACCGATCTGCTGGAGCGCTTCGCGGCCTTCGTCGGCGCCGGCGTGGTCAACGTCGCGCATCGCGAGCAGGTGGCCCGCTACGGCATGACCGACATGCTCACGAACCTGCCGAACCGCCGCTACTTCGACAGCCGCATCCACGACGAGATGCAGCGCTCGGCCAGAGCCAAGTCGCCGGTCGCCTGCCTGTTCATCGACGTCGATCACTTCAAGCGCGTCAACGACACCTACGGGCATGCCGTGGGCGACCGCGTGCTCGCCGCGATCGGCGCCTGCGTCCGCAAGACGGTGCGCCACGGCGATACGGTCGCGCGCTACGGCGGCGAGGAATTCGTCGTGCTGGTGCGCGGCGACGCGGTCCACGCCTGCACCGTCGCCGAGCGCGTGCGCGCGGCGGTGGCGGCGCTGGTGGCCGTCGAGGTGGAGGGCGATCCGGTCAGCCTGACGGTGTCGATCGGCGTGGCCGTCGGCAACGTCGAGGAGATCGCCGACGGCGAGGCCGGCGCCGCCAGGCGGCTCGTGGAGCGCGCCGACCGCGCGCTCTACGTGGCCAAGCACGGCGGCCGCAATTGCGTGGCGCTGCACCGCCCGTCGTCCGAGCCCGCCCCCGCGCCCGCCCCGGGCGCGCCGGCACTACCCGCGCCCTGACCGCGACCGCGACCGCGCCGCCGCGTCCCGCGCCGAGGAACCGGACCCCGCCTCGGGTTGCCCATCTGGTTGCGCATGCAACCGGATCGCCGCGGCAACGCATGCTTTCGGCGATCACCATCCATCGCGAATCCGGGAAGGCGGGAAGTGCCGTCGGCCACCGCCGCCATCCCACGCGTGGCTTGCCGCCAGGCCGGTCGGTCCGGCTCTTCCGGATCTCGCCGCGGCTTGCGGTACGATGGCGGCGGGAGCCGCCGACGCTGGGTGTCGGCGGCCTTTCGATATCGTGTCCGGCCGAACGCGCCGGGACACCGCGCGGCGTGATACGCGCGGGTCGAATTCGTGGAGAAATGGATCGTGCAGAATCTGATTGACGGCTTTATCCGGTTTCAGAACGAGGTATATCCCACCCGTTCGGAGCTGTTTCGCAAGCTCGCCAACAGCCAGGACCCGAAGGTCCTCTTCATCACCTGCTCGGACAGCCGGGTGGTGCCCGAACTGCTGATGCAGGGGCAGCCCGGCGATCTGTTCGTGATCCGCAACGCGGGCAATATCGTCCCGTCATACGGCCCCGAGCCGGGCGGCGTGTCGGCGACGGTCGAATATGCGGTGGCCGTGCTCGGCGTGCGTGACATCGTGATCTGCGGCCACTCGGACTGCGGCGCGATGAAGGCGATCTCGACCTGCATGTGCCTCGATCACCTGCCGGCCGTCGGCAGCTGGCTCCGCCACGCCGACGCGGCGCGCGCGGTCAACGAATCGCGCGAATACGATTCGCCCGAGCGCCGGCTCGATTCGCTGGTGCGCGACAACATCGTCGCCCAGCTGGCCAACATCCGCACGCATCCGGGCGTCGCGCTGGGGCTCGCGCAAAAGCGCCTCAATCTCCACGGCTGGGTCTACGACATCCAGGCCGGCGCGATCGACGCGCTCGACGGCGAAACGGGCGAGTTCCTCCCGCTGTCCGAGCACCGTTCCGTCTGCGCGCTGCGCACGCACACCTGATCCGGCAGCGCGCCGCCGGTTCGGTCGGCGACGAGCGAGGGCGGCCGTCCCGACGCCCCGACGGCGAAGCCGGCTAAAGCGGCCGAAGCGGCCGAAGCGGCCGGTGCGCCTGCGCCGTCGCCGCGCAGCATGCCGCTTCGCGGCTCGCGGCGGCGGCGATCCGCGCGCTGGCCAGCTCGGAGAACACGAGCGCGACGCCCACCACGGCGCTCGCGAGGTAGCCGAGATGATGGCTGCCCACCACCGGGATCGCCGCCGCGCCGATCACGCCGGCGATCGACACGCCCACGTAGGTGGCCGAGGTACTGAGCCCGACCAGCACGGCCGCCATCGGCGGGTTCAGGCTGACCAGCCGGAACTGCTGCGGCACCAGCACGCCCCACGCGCAGGCGCCCCACACCGTGACGGCGAGCGCGGCGCTCCAGAGGTGCCGGCCCGACCACGGCATCGTGACGATCACGCCCGCCACGGCGACCAGCATCACGACCACCACCTTGCGCGAGCCGATCCGGTCGAGCACGCGTCCCGTCATCAGGTTCGAGAACGTGCCGGCCAGCCCCCAGAGCACCAGCAGCATGCCGAGCACGACGGCGCTGCCGCCGACGGCGCGGTCGAACACCACGGAGAAGTCGTCGTAGATGACGAAGGTGCCGATCTGCGCGAGCACGGTGGTGGCGAGCGTCAGGACCACGCGCGCGTCGGTGAGCGGCGCGAGGCGCTTCGCCAGCGAGATCGCGGGCGGCAGCAGCACCTCGGGCAGCAGCGCCTGGATGCCGGCGAAGCCGGCCGCGCCGAGCAGCGCGACGAACGCCATGGTCCAGCGCCAGTCGGCGATGCCGCCGATCACGGCGCCGAGCGGCGTGCCGAGCGCGGTGGCGGTGGTCAGCCCGGCGACGATGATCGACAGGGCGAAGCCGCGCCGCTGCGGCGCGACCAGCAGCGTGCCGGTGCCGCTCGCGGTGGGCGAGAACATCGCGGCGCCGAGGCCGGCCAGCGCACGCATGGCCAGCGCGATGCCAAGGTTCGGGGCCAGCATCGTGCCGAGATTGGCGACCACGAACAGGCCCATGCCGCCGAGCAGCAGGCGCTTGCGCGCCACGCCGGCGGCGAGCGCGGCGATGGTGGGCGCGAGCAGCGCGAAGGTCAGCGCATAGACGATGATCAACTGGCCGGCGGCGCCGATGCTGACGTGGAACGACCGGGCGATCTGAGGCAGGATGCCCCCGAACACGAAGCTGTCGGTGCCGAGCGCGAACATGCCGAGCGCCAGGGTGAGAAGACGACGATCCATGAGACTCCCCCTTCTTGAGACGTGGGTTCAAAATAGTTTCGTGACGCAACTTCAGGTGGCGCGCCGGCGTGGAGAAACGCATCGGGACGAATGACACCTGTTTGGAATTCGAGGAAGTGGAGAGCGGAATCGGACGGGTTCGACGTCGACTGGCGGAAATGGCCGGCGGAATCGATCGCCCGGCCGTGTCGCGCCGCGGCTGGTCGGATGAAATCGTGGCGTCGAAGCCCGGCCGGAAAGCCCCGGCGATGGCGGGGTCCGCCATCCGCGTCAGGGCCGCTCGCGCTGCGTCGCGCCCATGTCCGCGCCCGCGTCGACAGGCGAATGGCATGACACGGACGAGCCGCGCAAAACCGGTAACGTTCTCCAATTCATACGATGGTGACGCCCCTGGCCCGTCGCTACAGTGACGCCATTCGGCCCCGCGTGTCGCGGGGCCGTCGCACGTTACGTATCGATCGCATGACGAATCCCATCCTTCCGGCCGGCGACGCACTGCGTGTCGCGATCGCATCCCGCATCGCCGGGCACCTGAACGTCGACGCCGGGCGGCTGCAAGCCGGCGTGCCGTTCGCCGAGGTGATCCCCGATTTCGATTCCCTGATCCTGCTCGAGATCGTGCTGATGCTCGAAGGCGAGTTCGGTCTGAGGCTCGACGAGGTGCCGACCGGCCAGGCCGACAGCGCCGCGTCGTCGCCGGCCAATCTCGAGGCACTGGCCGCGCAGATCGAGGCGGCCGCCCGCCGCCTGAAATACGCGCCCGCGGAGCCGCTCTGATGCGCGCGCCGCGCGCCGTGGTGATCACGGGCATGGGGGCGGTGTCGCCGCTCGGCGCGACCCCGGTTTCGATGTTCGCCGCGCTCTGCGACGGGCGCAGCGGCATCACGCGGCATCCCGATCCGGCGATCACGCGCTGCGTCGGCGTGGCCGACATCGATCCCACCGTCTATTTCTCGCGACGCATGCTCGATTGCTGCGACCGCGCCACGCTGCTCGCGGTGATCGCCGCGCAGCAGGCCGGCAACGCGGCCGCGCTGCACGACGAAGCGCTGCGCGAGCGGTGCGGCGTGTTCATCGGCACCGGTATCGGCGGCGTCGGCTCGCTCGTGGAGGGCGTGCTGTCGTTCCACGGCCTGATCCGCAAGGGGCCGAAGCTGATCATTCCGGCGGCGATGCCGAACGCGATCGCCGCGCATGTCGCGATGCAGCTCAAGACGCGCGCCGAGGCGCAGACCTACGCGACCGCCTGTACCGCCGGCGCGGTGGCACTCGGCGAGGCGTTCCGGCGCGTGCGCGACGGCTATCTCGACATCGCGCTGTGCGGCGCGAGCGAAGCGATGCTGACGCCGGAACTGATCGGCGCGTGGCAGCAGGCGCGCGTGCTCTGCGACGAGCCGCCCGAGGCGCCGCATACCGGCTGCCGGCCGTTCAGCGCGGCGCGCACCGGGATGGCGGTCGGCGAGGGCGCGGCGATCTTCTGCATCGAGCATCTCGATCACGCGCTGGCGCGTGGCGCGGTGCCGCTCGCCGAACTGGTCGGCTACGGCACCAGCAACGACAGCACGCATCTCGCGAAGCCCGACGCCTCGGGCCAGGCGCTCGCGATCGAGCGCGCGCTGGTGGATGCCGGCATCGGGCCGGATGCGATCGGCTACGTGAACGCGCACGCCACCGGCACGCGCAGCGGCGACGCGGCCGAAACGCAGGCACTGAAGCTCGCACTCGGCAGCCATGCGGCGCGGATTCCCGTCAGCAGCACGAAGGGCGCGACCGGCCATCTGATCGGCGCGGCCGGCGCGCTCGAATTCGCGATCTGCGTGCAGGCGCTGCAGCAGCAGCGCGTGCCGCCGACGCTGTACTTCGACGCGCTCGATCCGCACTGCGACCTTGATCACGTACCCGATCGCGCGCGCCCCGTTGACGGACTCGACTACGTGCTCAGCAATTCGTTCGGCATGGGCGGCAATAACGCGAGTCTGATCCTGCGCAGGATTATTCCGTAGTCCTCTTGTTTTTGTCGTTCGTCAATAATCCAGATTGTTTACGAGACGGCAACGGTCGCCAGCGTTAGAGTCGATGCTCGGCACGGCACGTCGCCATTTCGCGAACCGTTTGCGTGCCGTGGCCGGACGCCCGCCGCCGCGGCGAGCATCCCCCGGCCCGCACCGCGCTCCCCATTTACGCTCGCGGCGTGGGTTCATCCCGGCCGGCCCCGCAGCGGCCGGTCTTCCGACTCCACCGACGCTTCCCGAT
The genomic region above belongs to Burkholderia plantarii and contains:
- a CDS encoding flagellar biosynthetic protein FliR → MTNPFVGWSTAALLLSLRTGPVFALAPPFSQMQIPMRVKAAMTLTLSACLASTIRYETVAGIDVVSAAAWECLLGLAIAFAFQAAFAALSFAGRVLDVQAGYGIAMIIDPGSRSQAPMFGTILTMTAGVIFFAENGHRDLLGLLVALTQAFPPGAVSVVADPAVFASYFGTLTSVALGATGAVMLTLLLTDLAIAFLARVLPQMNALVLGFQVKTLVTLAAMAMSAGTLAPVVLRLTRLALDFVPQAFRSHG
- the fliQ gene encoding flagellar biosynthesis protein FliQ; its protein translation is MSSDSALNLMAQLLWTGLLVAGPLLAAALVTGLAISVFQVVTQLQEMSLSYVPKLVVVGLVIAVLGSWMLARLTGFTQSLFNLIPTLG
- a CDS encoding sensor domain-containing diguanylate cyclase yields the protein MHALLDTVRHNERVLQRFQQIELRLVSATDFAAFHDTLVEALAQAFDLPFVTLWLNEDISLIREMLDSVSRSKPGARVALRGRLDPLVGAMPGEPGQAWLGSGDDLGATARAMFYGDSEMPASVAVLPLHQEHGINGYLCLGSRDAGRFTGGKATDLLERFAAFVGAGVVNVAHREQVARYGMTDMLTNLPNRRYFDSRIHDEMQRSARAKSPVACLFIDVDHFKRVNDTYGHAVGDRVLAAIGACVRKTVRHGDTVARYGGEEFVVLVRGDAVHACTVAERVRAAVAALVAVEVEGDPVSLTVSIGVAVGNVEEIADGEAGAARRLVERADRALYVAKHGGRNCVALHRPSSEPAPAPAPGAPALPAP
- a CDS encoding carbonic anhydrase: MQNLIDGFIRFQNEVYPTRSELFRKLANSQDPKVLFITCSDSRVVPELLMQGQPGDLFVIRNAGNIVPSYGPEPGGVSATVEYAVAVLGVRDIVICGHSDCGAMKAISTCMCLDHLPAVGSWLRHADAARAVNESREYDSPERRLDSLVRDNIVAQLANIRTHPGVALGLAQKRLNLHGWVYDIQAGAIDALDGETGEFLPLSEHRSVCALRTHT
- a CDS encoding MFS transporter, which produces MDRRLLTLALGMFALGTDSFVFGGILPQIARSFHVSIGAAGQLIIVYALTFALLAPTIAALAAGVARKRLLLGGMGLFVVANLGTMLAPNLGIALAMRALAGLGAAMFSPTASGTGTLLVAPQRRGFALSIIVAGLTTATALGTPLGAVIGGIADWRWTMAFVALLGAAGFAGIQALLPEVLLPPAISLAKRLAPLTDARVVLTLATTVLAQIGTFVIYDDFSVVFDRAVGGSAVVLGMLLVLWGLAGTFSNLMTGRVLDRIGSRKVVVVMLVAVAGVIVTMPWSGRHLWSAALAVTVWGACAWGVLVPQQFRLVSLNPPMAAVLVGLSTSATYVGVSIAGVIGAAAIPVVGSHHLGYLASAVVGVALVFSELASARIAAAASREAACCAATAQAHRPLRPLRPL
- a CDS encoding acyl carrier protein, which encodes MVTPLARRYSDAIRPRVSRGRRTLRIDRMTNPILPAGDALRVAIASRIAGHLNVDAGRLQAGVPFAEVIPDFDSLILLEIVLMLEGEFGLRLDEVPTGQADSAASSPANLEALAAQIEAAARRLKYAPAEPL
- a CDS encoding beta-ketoacyl-[acyl-carrier-protein] synthase family protein, translated to MRAPRAVVITGMGAVSPLGATPVSMFAALCDGRSGITRHPDPAITRCVGVADIDPTVYFSRRMLDCCDRATLLAVIAAQQAGNAAALHDEALRERCGVFIGTGIGGVGSLVEGVLSFHGLIRKGPKLIIPAAMPNAIAAHVAMQLKTRAEAQTYATACTAGAVALGEAFRRVRDGYLDIALCGASEAMLTPELIGAWQQARVLCDEPPEAPHTGCRPFSAARTGMAVGEGAAIFCIEHLDHALARGAVPLAELVGYGTSNDSTHLAKPDASGQALAIERALVDAGIGPDAIGYVNAHATGTRSGDAAETQALKLALGSHAARIPVSSTKGATGHLIGAAGALEFAICVQALQQQRVPPTLYFDALDPHCDLDHVPDRARPVDGLDYVLSNSFGMGGNNASLILRRIIP